In Helianthus annuus cultivar XRQ/B chromosome 3, HanXRQr2.0-SUNRISE, whole genome shotgun sequence, a single window of DNA contains:
- the LOC110932318 gene encoding putative ripening-related protein 1, whose protein sequence is MTLNNFEKGGDGGGPSECDGEYHSNNLLIVALSSRWYNHGQRCLNYINIYYKEASTQAMVVDECSGCGDDIVDASSAVWVALGVSQSDWGETGITWSDA, encoded by the coding sequence ATGACGTTGAACAACTTTGAGAAGGGTGGAGATGGTGGAGGGCCGTCTGAGTGTGATGGAGAGTACCACTCAAATAACCTCCTTATTGTGGCATTATCGAGTAGGTGGTACAATCACGGACAAAGGTGTTTAAactatattaatatatattacaAAGAAGCAAGTACACAGGCTATGGTGGTGGACGAGTGTAGCGGGTGTGGTGATGATATTGTGGATGCATCTTCTGCCGTGTGGGTCGCACTAGGGGTGTCTCAAAGTGATTGGGGAGAAACTGGTATTACTTGGTCAGATGCATGA
- the LOC110930242 gene encoding putative E3 ubiquitin-protein ligase UBR7 produces the protein MADAFEEENEQTVSLNEYLDEVEDQELEADLVLGGDEGKECTYVKGYMKRQAIFSCLTCVPEGNAGVCTACSLSCHDGHEIIELWTKRKFRCDCGNSKFGEFYCKLLASKDIENEENSYNHNFKGKYCTCGRPYPDPDVEEQVEMIQCCMCEDWFHEEHLGLDSTIKIPRDEDGEPLYEDLICHMCSPICSFLTLYPKTIFAAHQEPNSATPSKEKGVMQTAPSAAGSSTMPEDACSEPLTVEPAIPDNNSKSVGVDDKGKSDACRLGVDLSSAELTSEKSQPMFLVKNWREVLCGCQKCSDFYVKKGISFLLDKEDSIAEYEKIAKQKRDEKMQQQEGAELNFLSNLGHVEKMEILSGIADMKDEIRSFLQSFDGSKPITSEDIHQVFDNLKKRRRME, from the exons ATGGCTGATGCGTTTGAAGAGGAAAATGAGCAGACGGTTTCACTGAATGAGTACCTTGATGAAGTTGAAGATCAGGAACTT GAAGCAGATCTAGTTTTGGGTGGCGATGAGGGAAAGGAGTGCACGTATGTCAAAGGTTATATGAAGCGGCAGGCAATTTTCTCGTGCTTAACATGCGTTCCAGAAGGAAATGCCGGTGTTTGCACCGCATGTAGTTTGTCTTGCCATGATGGACACGAG ATTATTGAACTTTGGACCAAGAGAAAGTTTAGGTGTGACTGCGGCAATTCAAAATTCGGAGAATTCTACTGCAAACTGTTAGCAAGCAAAGATATCGAAAACGAAGAAAACTCGTACAATCACAACTTCAAGGGTAAGTACTGTACCTGTGGTCGCCCGTATCCCGATCCAGACGTTGAGGAGCAAGTAGAGATGATTCAATGCTGCATGTGTGAAGATTGGTTTCACGAAGAACATCTCGGTCTTGATTCCACTATTAAG ATCCCGAGAGATGAAGACGGAGAGCCTCTGTATGAAGATCTTATTTGCCATATGTGCTCGCCAATCTGTTCTTTTCTGACCCTGTACCCGAAAACAATATTTGCCGCACATCAGGAACCAAATTCCGCAACTCCTTCCAAAGAAAAAGGCGTTATGCAAACCGCACCTTCTGCCGCTGGATCTTCTACTATGCCTGAAGATGCATGTTCAGAGCCTCTTACTGTAGAGCCTGCTATACCTGATAATAACTCCAAAAGTGTGGGTGTTGATGATAAGGGTAAGTCTGATGCATGTCGTCTTGGTGTTGACCTGTCGTCTGCTGAGTTGACCTCGGAGAAAAGTCAACCGATGTTTCTTGTTAAGAATTGGAGGGAGGTGCTATGTGGATGTCAGAAGTGTTCGGATTTCTATGTTAAGAAGGGGATCAGTTTCTTACTTGATAAGGAAGATTCAATTGCGGAATACGAGAAAATAGCGAAGCAGAAACGGGATGAGAAAATGCAGCAACAAGAAGGGGCGGAATTGAATTTTCTCAGCAATCTTGGGCATGTGGAGAAAATGGAAATACTTTCCGGTATTGCTGACATGAAAGATGAGATCCGTTCGTTCCTG CAATCCTTTGATGGATCAAAACCGATCACATCTGAAGACATCCACCAAGTCTTTGACAACCTTAAGAAACGTCGACGAATGGAGTGA